From the genome of Thermococcus sp. 21S9:
TGAAATTTACTCCCTAGAAAAGTTGAAGTCTAAGATTTATTTTCCTTTTGGTCTCAGAATGAAAAGAAAAGATCAGGATTTTCTAATCACAATCGATGCATAGCCAACTATTGCATCCATACTTCTGCTGACTTCAAAGCTTGTGGTGTAGTGCAAAAGCTCTGCTTCAACAGCTCCAGCTAATCTTGAAAACACTATTGCAGTGGCAACTCCACCTGGACCACACATCGTATGATTCATTTTCCTTATCTCATCGAACATGCCCTTGTAGTCAAACTCTAGGATTTTCT
Proteins encoded in this window:
- the amrB gene encoding AmmeMemoRadiSam system protein B, with translation KILEFDYKGMFDEIRKMNHTMCGPGGVATAIVFSRLAGAVEAELLHYTTSFEVSRSMDAIVGYASIVIRKS